TCCGGGAAGCTTCCGACCACTCGGGTTCTGCGACGTATCTCCTTCATGATCCTTTCGAGCATATTGTTGGTGCGGATGCTGCGGTGGTGCTCTCTGGGGAAACGGTAGTAGGTGAGCGATTCGTCGATTCCCTGAAGCAGGATGCTGGCTGCAGGACCGAGCTTCAAGTCTTCGAGCTTGGCGGCCACGGAGATTGCTTTTTCGCGGGCACTTTGGGCATCTTCCTGGGCATGGATTGCCTTGAGCATAGGGATCACCTCCTCGCGCTTTTGTTTGGGCACTTTGTGTAGGATGTTTTTATGGAAGTGGAAGACACATCGTTGCCATTTGGCTTGCGGATAAAACTCCGGTAAGGCCTCGATCAACCCGGCTGCCTTATCGGAGATCGCCAGATCGATCCGGCGCAGTCCCCGCCCGTATAGGTTGCGAAGCAGGTTCCTCCAGCTCTCCTTGTCTTCGCTCATGCCCTCGCTCACTCCGAGCACCTCGCGGAATCCCATCTCGTTCACTCCGATGGCCACGAGGATACTGACGTTCTCGACCTCGCCTCCCCAAGCCCGCTTGAGCCAAAGGCCGTCCAGGTAGGTATACACGTAGCGATTCCTGAGCGGCCTCTGCCGCCACTCCTCAATACGCTCGTAAATCTTCTGGTTGAGGTTACTGACCGTCGAGGGACTTACCCGTGTGCCCCAGAGAGCTTCAGTGATGTCCTCGACCCGGCGAACGCTTACG
The window above is part of the Puniceicoccus vermicola genome. Proteins encoded here:
- a CDS encoding IS256 family transposase, which gives rise to LKVPKLRGASFETQIIERYKRRESSVEESLVEMYLAGVSVRRVEDITEALWGTRVSPSTVSNLNQKIYERIEEWRQRPLRNRYVYTYLDGLWLKRAWGGEVENVSILVAIGVNEMGFREVLGVSEGMSEDKESWRNLLRNLYGRGLRRIDLAISDKAAGLIEALPEFYPQAKWQRCVFHFHKNILHKVPKQKREEVIPMLKAIHAQEDAQSAREKAISVAAKLEDLKLGPAASILLQGIDESLTYYRFPREHHRSIRTNNMLERIMKEIRRRTRVVGSFP